From Actinoplanes oblitus, a single genomic window includes:
- a CDS encoding M48 family metalloprotease, with the protein MSNDARAAARSAAALAGFLIVAGLQLAVVLAVLWTVLKSLPTDFALRAGVPLSIATFGALGYATWRALRLRRRPPAGVAVPRADAPELWALVDAAAAAAGVTPPAGLTVVADATVVVGERTRALGLGGGRRDLYLGLPLLQAWDRGRLRAAVAHELAHGSARLGRWAPAAYRGRVAVGRLAPRWSRGRNPAAAVLRAYARFYRRWDAPFSRAQELAADRIAAQHAGAEAATGALRDLPVLAGMQRLFHAEYVGPGWQAGQVPDDLFGGFLRVLAARAEDVAILRARGPEPAGAWDTHPPLAERLAAMAPASPADPAAPESVPAAMAPASPADPAAPESTAAALTPASPADQRASESAVAAEREESAGELVPDLPALGRALQAVAFPPAGRAQVSWDDFLSQARTAEMEREAEAALATVARAVGTAVPDAAGILELAADGRLATAAASIFPGLTAEETADRIVELLSLMLALAALRSGVARWRHSWTGTAELVAADGAHLNLTDVAAAAADPEQAEAVRAYLARIGVDLAASGGERPAARAQVLGGLINLSADGRRTDLLVTDLGFLLVPGLSRGKGVAAKRRLQQIAAGGVPVSGEAGPATAVATMEPPGDGRRFVPFADVAEVTSLPGRRRGWTIGLHDGGTLTLRPSLDTDELPGGWSAWDDAVTFLTGTRLTGTR; encoded by the coding sequence TTGAGCAACGACGCGCGAGCGGCGGCGAGGTCGGCCGCCGCCCTGGCCGGCTTCCTGATCGTCGCCGGGCTGCAGCTGGCAGTGGTGCTCGCCGTGCTGTGGACCGTGCTGAAGTCGCTGCCCACCGACTTCGCGCTGCGCGCCGGGGTGCCGCTGAGCATCGCCACGTTCGGCGCGCTCGGCTACGCCACCTGGCGGGCCCTGCGGCTGCGCCGGCGGCCCCCGGCCGGGGTGGCGGTGCCGCGGGCCGACGCGCCCGAGCTGTGGGCTCTGGTGGACGCGGCGGCGGCCGCCGCCGGAGTGACCCCGCCCGCCGGGCTGACCGTCGTCGCCGACGCCACAGTGGTGGTGGGTGAGCGGACCCGGGCGCTCGGGCTCGGCGGCGGTCGGCGTGACCTCTACCTCGGGCTGCCGCTGCTGCAGGCGTGGGATCGCGGGCGGTTGCGCGCGGCGGTGGCGCACGAGCTGGCCCACGGCTCGGCCCGGCTGGGCCGGTGGGCGCCGGCGGCGTACCGGGGACGGGTTGCGGTGGGCCGGCTGGCGCCGCGCTGGAGCCGCGGCCGTAACCCGGCCGCCGCCGTCCTCCGGGCCTATGCCCGGTTCTATCGCCGCTGGGACGCGCCCTTCAGCCGGGCACAGGAGCTGGCCGCGGACCGGATCGCGGCGCAGCACGCCGGGGCCGAGGCGGCCACCGGCGCGCTGCGTGACCTGCCGGTGCTGGCCGGCATGCAGCGGCTGTTCCACGCCGAGTACGTCGGTCCCGGCTGGCAGGCCGGGCAGGTGCCGGACGACCTGTTCGGCGGGTTCCTGCGGGTGCTCGCGGCGCGGGCCGAGGACGTGGCGATCCTGCGGGCGCGCGGGCCGGAGCCGGCCGGCGCCTGGGACACCCATCCGCCGCTCGCCGAGCGGCTGGCCGCCATGGCGCCCGCGTCCCCGGCGGATCCGGCGGCACCGGAATCCGTGCCGGCCGCCATGGCGCCCGCGTCCCCGGCGGATCCGGCGGCACCGGAATCCACGGCGGCCGCGCTGACGCCCGCGTCCCCGGCGGATCAGCGGGCGTCGGAATCCGCGGTGGCTGCGGAAAGAGAGGAATCGGCCGGCGAACTGGTGCCCGACCTGCCCGCACTGGGCCGCGCGCTGCAAGCCGTCGCCTTCCCGCCGGCCGGGCGGGCCCAGGTGAGCTGGGACGACTTCCTCAGCCAGGCCCGCACCGCGGAGATGGAGCGGGAGGCCGAGGCGGCCCTGGCGACAGTGGCTCGGGCGGTCGGCACCGCGGTGCCGGACGCGGCCGGGATCCTGGAGCTGGCCGCCGACGGGCGGCTCGCCACCGCTGCCGCGAGCATCTTCCCCGGCCTCACCGCCGAGGAGACCGCCGACCGGATCGTCGAGCTGCTCTCCCTGATGCTCGCGCTGGCCGCGCTGCGCAGCGGGGTGGCCCGCTGGCGGCACAGCTGGACCGGCACCGCGGAGCTGGTCGCCGCGGACGGTGCCCACCTGAACCTGACCGACGTGGCCGCGGCCGCCGCCGACCCGGAGCAGGCCGAGGCGGTCCGCGCCTACCTCGCCCGGATCGGGGTGGATCTCGCCGCGTCCGGCGGCGAGCGACCGGCCGCCCGGGCGCAGGTGCTCGGCGGCCTGATCAACCTGTCGGCGGACGGCCGGCGGACCGACCTGCTCGTCACCGACCTGGGCTTCCTGCTGGTCCCCGGCCTGTCGCGGGGCAAGGGCGTGGCCGCCAAACGGCGGCTGCAGCAGATCGCGGCCGGCGGTGTCCCGGTCTCCGGCGAGGCGGGACCGGCGACGGCGGTGGCCACGATGGAGCCACCCGGCGACGGCCGGCGGTTCGTCCCGTTCGCCGACGTGGCCGAGGTGACCAGCCTGCCGGGCCGGCGACGCGGGTGGACGATCGGCCTGCACGACGGGGGCACCCTGACCCTGCGGCCGTCGCTGGACACCGACGAGCTGCCGGGCGGATGGTCCGCCTGGGACGACGCAGTCACCTTCCTGACAGGAACGCGTCTCACCGGAACGCGCTGA
- a CDS encoding helix-turn-helix transcriptional regulator: MRAGRLVSLLLLLQARGRMTAQALADELEVSVRTVYRDVESLGAAGVPIYADRGPTGGYQLLDGYRTRLTGLTGAEAGTLFLAGMPGPAAELGLGSLLATAELKLRAALPGELAERADLIRDRFHLDAPGWFRADEPVPHLATVAGAVWDGRRLRIRYRRWKQPREVDRELNPLGVVLKAGRWYLVGEWNDRVTTYRVTNVLESAVLDEPATRPPGFDLAGFWREWTERYERSVYTAEATVRVSPDALRTMPFVFAPEMSRVAHTAAGPPGPDGWRTTVVPIESLRHGHLELLKFGAEVEVLGPPELRARFAASARDLAALYQVSSGSGAVDSSADGEVDGSGSPSVGSSAGGTVVDSADGLLGTAGDEVTTGDGDADRRAGGDGEGEGLSGGRGAACLTGVPAAGGTVRSMIGSAVSDASPAP, from the coding sequence ATGCGCGCCGGCCGACTCGTCTCCCTGCTCCTGTTGCTGCAGGCGCGGGGCCGGATGACGGCGCAGGCCCTCGCCGACGAGCTGGAGGTCTCGGTGCGCACCGTCTACCGGGATGTCGAGTCGCTCGGCGCGGCCGGCGTGCCGATCTACGCCGACCGCGGCCCCACCGGCGGCTACCAGCTGCTGGACGGCTACCGCACCCGGCTCACCGGGCTGACCGGCGCCGAGGCCGGCACCCTCTTCCTGGCCGGGATGCCGGGCCCGGCGGCCGAGCTCGGTCTCGGTTCCCTGCTGGCCACCGCCGAGCTCAAGCTGCGCGCCGCGCTGCCCGGCGAGCTGGCCGAGCGCGCCGACCTGATCCGCGACCGCTTCCACCTGGACGCGCCCGGCTGGTTCCGGGCCGACGAGCCGGTGCCGCACCTGGCCACGGTGGCCGGCGCGGTCTGGGACGGGCGGCGGCTGCGGATCCGGTACCGGCGCTGGAAACAGCCGCGCGAGGTGGACCGGGAGCTGAACCCGCTCGGCGTGGTGCTCAAGGCCGGCCGGTGGTACCTGGTCGGCGAGTGGAACGACCGGGTCACCACGTACCGGGTGACGAACGTGCTGGAGTCGGCGGTGCTGGACGAGCCGGCCACCCGCCCGCCCGGCTTCGACCTGGCCGGCTTCTGGCGCGAGTGGACCGAGCGGTACGAGCGGAGCGTCTACACCGCCGAGGCCACCGTCCGAGTCTCGCCGGACGCCCTGCGCACCATGCCGTTCGTCTTCGCCCCGGAGATGTCCCGGGTCGCGCACACCGCGGCCGGCCCGCCCGGCCCGGACGGCTGGCGGACCACTGTGGTGCCCATCGAGTCACTCCGGCACGGGCACCTCGAGCTGCTGAAATTCGGCGCCGAGGTGGAGGTGCTGGGGCCACCGGAGCTGCGTGCGAGGTTCGCCGCGTCGGCCCGCGACCTGGCCGCGCTCTACCAGGTCTCGTCCGGGTCCGGCGCGGTGGACTCGTCGGCGGACGGCGAGGTGGACGGCTCCGGCTCGCCCTCGGTGGGGTCGTCGGCGGGCGGCACGGTGGTGGACTCGGCCGACGGGCTGCTGGGCACCGCCGGTGACGAGGTGACCACCGGCGACGGCGACGCGGACCGGCGGGCCGGCGGTGACGGCGAGGGTGAGGGACTGTCCGGGGGCCGTGGTGCCGCGTGCTTGACCGGCGTCCCGGCGGCCGGCGGCACGGTCCGGTCGATGATCGGGTCGGCGGTCTCCGACGCCTCCCCGGCGCCGTAA
- a CDS encoding sensor histidine kinase, with protein sequence MRSRNWSIRSKIIAMVAVPLAALLALWVFATAATAGPAMDLLNARDVVLRMGDPGLQLIAQLQRERHFSAVYLAAKQTPGTELKVQRAATDAAIADFRRAAAGLDVSADLKVRVGTLFQHFDALPATRARIDAREVRLLDMVNTYNDVLDAGFDVSATAAVFFHEKVDREVRGLITGYRGLEYLSRVDATLAGANASGKVDERTRGQLIEDVATSRYLLKSGVADMPERARGDYAQLVTRGSTFVTLDVLQNRLLNLSYTGAAPPVKGTEWQPVFDQVSAELRAFELRTVDAVASDATPLAITVFLWLGLSALLGLVAFVLAIWVSVRVGRSIVGRLIKLRREALEMASERLPTVVRRLQRGEAVDVDVETPPLDYGKDEIGQLGQAFNDVQRTAVQSAVDEANVRRGINEVFLNIARRSQTLLHRQLSLLDKMERRETEPQELEDLYRVDHLATRMRRHAEDLVILAGAAPGRGWRNPVPVIDVVRGAISEVEDYKRVDIRTVAASALFGRAVGDVIHLLAELIENAASFSPPHTRVQVSGQLLPNGYAIEVEDRGLGMSAEALEQANRRLAEPPEFDPADSARLGLFVVAQLAHRHHIRVSLQASPYGGITAVALLPGDLVTEAPAPTAVGGRATPKSLAGPGADGPAEPAPAVPQWPGGGELQQVPAVPRQRTGNGESLPAHGLNGSEPGGATPGGPMPSAVASELSPDGLVQRKRVRRTPRVPPAELPPAATAGQLDDVAGALGAPRSVPRNSAPLMPTSAAPLFTSAEPPTPVAPTSAAPMFAAPTSAPPAGNGAGDEPTVRLGPDGLPKRVRQASLAPQLRNPVVEPESTAPQRSPEQVRTLMSALQLGTTRGRIQASKVAGESAGKAVSGADGDAAGDRAGSPGGNDSNRPEKDA encoded by the coding sequence ATGAGAAGCCGCAACTGGTCGATCAGATCGAAGATCATCGCGATGGTCGCGGTGCCGCTCGCCGCGCTTCTCGCGCTCTGGGTCTTCGCGACGGCGGCGACGGCCGGACCGGCGATGGATCTGCTGAACGCCCGGGACGTGGTGCTGCGGATGGGCGACCCGGGTCTGCAACTGATCGCGCAGCTGCAGCGGGAGCGCCACTTCTCCGCCGTCTACCTGGCCGCCAAGCAGACACCGGGCACCGAGCTGAAGGTCCAGCGGGCGGCGACCGACGCGGCGATCGCCGACTTCCGGCGCGCCGCCGCCGGACTGGACGTGTCGGCTGACCTGAAGGTCCGGGTCGGGACGCTGTTCCAGCACTTCGACGCGCTGCCGGCCACCCGGGCCCGGATCGACGCGCGCGAGGTCCGGCTGCTCGACATGGTGAACACGTACAACGACGTGCTGGACGCCGGCTTCGACGTCTCCGCCACCGCCGCCGTCTTCTTCCACGAGAAGGTCGACCGGGAGGTGCGTGGCCTGATCACCGGGTACCGCGGGCTGGAGTACCTGTCCCGGGTGGACGCGACGCTGGCCGGGGCGAACGCGTCCGGCAAGGTCGACGAGCGGACCCGCGGCCAGCTGATCGAGGACGTCGCGACCTCGCGGTACCTGCTCAAGTCGGGCGTCGCGGACATGCCGGAGCGGGCCCGCGGCGACTACGCCCAGCTGGTCACCCGCGGTTCCACCTTCGTCACGCTGGACGTGCTGCAGAACAGGCTGCTCAACCTGAGCTACACCGGGGCCGCGCCGCCGGTGAAGGGCACCGAGTGGCAGCCGGTCTTCGACCAGGTCTCCGCCGAGTTACGGGCGTTCGAGCTGCGTACCGTCGACGCGGTCGCCTCGGACGCCACCCCGCTCGCCATCACCGTCTTCCTCTGGCTGGGCCTGTCCGCGCTGCTCGGCCTGGTCGCGTTCGTGCTGGCCATCTGGGTGTCGGTGCGGGTCGGCCGGTCGATCGTCGGCCGGCTGATCAAGCTGCGCCGGGAGGCGCTGGAGATGGCCTCCGAGCGGCTGCCCACCGTGGTCCGGCGCCTGCAGCGCGGCGAGGCGGTCGACGTGGACGTGGAGACGCCCCCGCTGGACTACGGCAAGGACGAGATCGGCCAGCTCGGCCAGGCCTTCAACGACGTGCAGCGCACCGCTGTGCAGTCCGCCGTCGACGAGGCGAACGTGCGGCGTGGCATCAACGAGGTCTTCCTCAACATCGCCCGGCGTAGCCAGACGCTGCTGCACCGCCAGCTCTCGCTGCTGGACAAGATGGAGCGCCGGGAGACCGAGCCGCAGGAGCTGGAGGACCTCTACCGGGTCGACCACCTGGCCACCCGGATGCGGCGGCACGCCGAGGACCTGGTCATCCTGGCCGGGGCGGCGCCCGGCCGGGGCTGGCGCAACCCGGTGCCGGTGATCGACGTGGTCCGCGGGGCGATCAGCGAGGTGGAGGACTACAAGCGGGTGGACATCCGCACGGTGGCCGCCTCCGCGCTCTTCGGCCGGGCCGTCGGTGACGTCATCCATCTGCTCGCCGAGCTGATCGAGAACGCCGCCTCGTTCTCCCCGCCGCACACCCGGGTGCAGGTCTCCGGGCAGCTGCTGCCGAACGGGTACGCCATCGAGGTGGAGGACCGCGGCCTGGGCATGTCCGCGGAGGCGCTGGAGCAGGCGAACCGGCGGCTGGCCGAGCCGCCCGAGTTCGACCCGGCGGACAGCGCCCGGCTGGGCCTGTTCGTGGTGGCGCAGCTGGCTCACCGGCATCACATCCGGGTGTCGTTGCAGGCCTCGCCGTACGGCGGGATCACCGCGGTGGCGCTGCTCCCCGGCGACCTGGTCACCGAGGCGCCCGCGCCCACCGCCGTCGGTGGTCGCGCCACCCCCAAGTCGCTGGCCGGCCCCGGTGCGGACGGCCCGGCCGAGCCCGCCCCGGCCGTCCCGCAGTGGCCCGGCGGCGGCGAGCTGCAGCAGGTGCCGGCGGTGCCCCGGCAGCGGACTGGCAACGGCGAGTCACTGCCGGCGCACGGGCTCAACGGGAGCGAGCCCGGCGGTGCCACGCCCGGCGGTCCCATGCCCAGCGCGGTCGCGTCCGAGCTCAGCCCGGACGGCCTGGTGCAGCGCAAGCGGGTCCGGCGCACCCCGCGGGTGCCACCGGCCGAGTTGCCCCCGGCGGCCACCGCCGGTCAGCTCGACGACGTGGCGGGCGCGCTCGGCGCACCCCGCTCGGTGCCCCGCAACTCGGCGCCGCTGATGCCGACCTCGGCCGCGCCGCTGTTCACCAGCGCGGAGCCACCGACGCCAGTCGCACCGACCTCGGCCGCGCCGATGTTCGCCGCGCCGACCTCGGCGCCGCCGGCCGGCAACGGTGCTGGTGACGAACCGACCGTACGGCTCGGTCCGGACGGCCTGCCCAAGCGGGTCCGGCAGGCCAGCCTGGCCCCGCAGCTGCGCAATCCGGTGGTCGAGCCGGAGTCCACCGCGCCGCAGCGGTCGCCGGAGCAGGTACGTACGCTGATGAGCGCGCTGCAGCTGGGCACCACCCGGGGGCGCATCCAAGCCTCCAAGGTGGCCGGCGAGAGCGCCGGCAAGGCAGTATCCGGGGCCGACGGCGATGCGGCCGGCGACCGTGCCGGAAGCCCCGGCGGTAATGACAGCAACAGGCCGGAGAAGGACGCATAG
- a CDS encoding roadblock/LC7 domain-containing protein, protein MAQTTKQSANLTWLLDDLVERVPTAQQAVVLSADGLMLGASAAMSREDAEHLSAMAAGFQSLAKGASRHFGAGQVRQTVVEMEEAFLFVTAAGQGACLAVLASADADLGLIAYEMAMLVTRVGQTMSAPERTLAPDAR, encoded by the coding sequence GTGGCACAGACGACGAAGCAGAGCGCGAACCTCACCTGGCTCCTCGACGATCTCGTCGAGCGGGTGCCGACCGCACAGCAGGCCGTGGTGCTCTCCGCGGACGGCCTGATGCTGGGCGCCTCGGCCGCGATGAGCCGGGAGGACGCCGAGCACCTCTCGGCGATGGCGGCCGGGTTCCAGAGTCTGGCCAAGGGCGCGAGCCGGCATTTCGGGGCCGGGCAGGTCCGCCAGACGGTGGTGGAGATGGAGGAGGCGTTCCTCTTCGTCACCGCCGCCGGACAGGGCGCCTGCCTGGCCGTGCTGGCCTCGGCCGACGCCGATCTCGGGCTGATCGCCTACGAGATGGCGATGCTGGTCACCCGGGTCGGTCAGACGATGAGTGCCCCGGAGCGCACGTTGGCGCCCGATGCCCGCTGA
- a CDS encoding DUF742 domain-containing protein: protein MPAEPADMAHDWMDHDAGPVVRPYAMTQGRVAPSGGDFDLVAFVVATVPDLAPGIQLQPEHHAIVAAAWEPISVVEVASHLDLSIGVVRVLLGDLRSAGLISLYEPPAATQPHDVDVLKAVVNGLRAL, encoded by the coding sequence ATGCCCGCTGAACCTGCCGACATGGCACACGACTGGATGGATCACGACGCCGGGCCGGTGGTCCGCCCGTACGCGATGACCCAGGGCCGCGTCGCACCGTCCGGTGGCGACTTCGACCTGGTCGCGTTCGTGGTGGCCACCGTGCCGGACCTGGCGCCGGGCATCCAGTTGCAACCGGAGCACCACGCCATCGTGGCCGCGGCCTGGGAGCCGATCTCGGTGGTCGAGGTGGCGTCCCACCTGGACCTGTCGATCGGCGTGGTCCGGGTTCTGCTCGGTGATCTACGCTCGGCGGGTCTCATCTCGCTGTACGAACCCCCGGCGGCAACCCAGCCGCACGACGTCGACGTTCTCAAGGCGGTTGTCAATGGACTCCGTGCGCTCTGA
- a CDS encoding GTP-binding protein produces MDSVRSDRASGSRIPVALKILIAGGFGVGKTTMVGSVSEIRPLQTEEILTGAEGADDLSGVEGKTTTTVTMDFGRITITEDLQLYLFGTPGQDRFWFLWDELSQGALGAVVLADTRRLADCFPSIDYFEQRGTPFVVAVNDFDSAQRFGPEAVARALDLDPGVPVVLFDARDQVAARNVLIELVEYVARRQFAAAGTLS; encoded by the coding sequence ATGGACTCCGTGCGCTCTGACCGCGCCAGCGGCTCGCGCATCCCGGTCGCCCTCAAGATCCTGATCGCGGGCGGCTTCGGCGTGGGCAAGACCACCATGGTCGGGTCGGTCAGCGAGATCCGCCCGCTGCAGACCGAGGAGATCCTCACCGGGGCGGAGGGCGCCGACGACCTGTCCGGTGTGGAGGGCAAGACCACCACCACCGTGACGATGGACTTCGGCCGGATCACCATCACCGAGGACCTGCAGCTCTACCTGTTCGGCACGCCCGGGCAGGACCGGTTCTGGTTCCTCTGGGACGAGCTGTCGCAGGGCGCGCTCGGCGCGGTGGTGCTGGCCGACACCCGGCGGCTGGCCGACTGCTTCCCGTCGATCGACTACTTCGAGCAGCGCGGCACGCCGTTCGTGGTGGCGGTGAACGACTTCGACTCCGCGCAGCGGTTCGGCCCGGAGGCGGTGGCCCGTGCCCTGGACCTGGACCCGGGCGTACCGGTGGTGCTCTTCGACGCCCGCGACCAGGTGGCCGCCCGCAACGTGCTGATCGAGCTGGTGGAGTACGTCGCCCGCCGGCAGTTCGCCGCGGCCGGCACGCTGAGCTAG
- a CDS encoding BTAD domain-containing putative transcriptional regulator gives MRAFRGPDPVDLGPAKQRAVLAVLLLSPGRPVPTHRIVDAVWGDEPPENGANVVQKYVAGLRRALGRESLVLSAGGYTLAVGEGALDADVFRAELARAGTEQRAGRDGAAAEIVRAALTLWHGDALDGLGGPVFEAARTRLADDRAGAWELWADLRLATGDDAGLVGELTRLTHEFPLREGLRERLMLALHRAGRQAEALAVFRDTREFFLDELGAEPGERMQEVHRRILRGELEQPPPPDPVSPPPYRPVSPPPGAPFSPAPFPPATLAPPSGHPRWLEIAAAAAAPFLTCGVAAWVYFLYAAIQRGRWYHYAVAGLYLVALPWIVMWFEIDPSPIDSETTTAAEGVAVMSWLALWLGSTVHGIILAVHGGDTRSARTRREMARRFAALDPAAAAQAGIGRPDLIRYLDDGGLVDLNNAPPEVLARVPGIGPAEAHRIGLDRHYTGPYRQPADLVTRGLLTPRRLRRAASWLICLESST, from the coding sequence GTGCGCGCCTTCCGCGGACCCGACCCCGTCGACCTCGGCCCGGCCAAGCAACGGGCCGTCCTGGCCGTGCTGCTGCTGAGCCCCGGCAGGCCGGTGCCGACCCATCGGATCGTCGACGCGGTCTGGGGTGACGAGCCGCCGGAGAACGGCGCGAACGTGGTGCAGAAGTACGTCGCCGGACTGCGCCGGGCCCTCGGCCGCGAGTCGCTCGTCCTCTCCGCCGGCGGCTACACGCTGGCGGTCGGCGAGGGCGCGCTGGACGCCGACGTGTTCCGGGCCGAGCTGGCCCGGGCCGGGACCGAGCAGCGGGCCGGGCGCGACGGCGCGGCCGCCGAGATCGTCCGGGCCGCGCTCACGCTCTGGCACGGCGACGCCCTGGACGGGCTCGGCGGGCCGGTGTTCGAGGCGGCCCGCACCCGGCTGGCCGACGACCGGGCCGGCGCCTGGGAGCTGTGGGCGGATCTACGGCTGGCCACCGGCGACGACGCCGGGCTGGTCGGCGAGCTGACCCGGCTGACGCACGAGTTCCCGCTGCGGGAGGGCCTGCGGGAGCGGCTGATGCTGGCGCTGCACCGGGCCGGGCGGCAGGCCGAGGCACTCGCCGTGTTCCGGGACACCCGGGAGTTCTTCCTGGACGAGCTCGGCGCCGAGCCGGGTGAGCGGATGCAGGAGGTGCACCGGCGGATCCTGCGCGGCGAGCTGGAGCAGCCACCGCCACCGGATCCGGTGTCACCGCCGCCGTACCGCCCGGTGTCACCGCCGCCGGGCGCCCCGTTCTCGCCGGCGCCGTTCCCGCCGGCCACCCTCGCGCCACCGAGCGGCCACCCCCGCTGGCTGGAGATCGCCGCCGCGGCGGCCGCGCCGTTCCTCACCTGCGGCGTGGCGGCCTGGGTCTACTTCCTGTACGCGGCGATCCAGCGCGGCCGGTGGTACCACTACGCCGTCGCCGGGCTGTACCTCGTCGCGCTGCCGTGGATCGTCATGTGGTTCGAGATCGATCCGTCGCCGATCGACTCGGAGACCACCACCGCCGCCGAGGGCGTCGCCGTCATGTCCTGGCTGGCCCTCTGGCTGGGCTCCACGGTGCACGGCATCATCCTCGCCGTGCACGGCGGCGACACCCGCTCGGCCCGGACCCGGCGCGAGATGGCCCGGCGATTCGCCGCGCTCGACCCGGCGGCCGCGGCACAGGCCGGCATCGGACGGCCCGACCTGATCCGGTACCTCGACGACGGCGGCCTGGTCGACCTGAACAACGCGCCGCCGGAGGTGCTGGCCCGGGTGCCCGGGATCGGCCCGGCCGAGGCGCATCGGATCGGGCTGGACCGGCACTACACGGGGCCGTACCGGCAACCCGCCGACCTGGTGACGCGGGGCCTGCTGACCCCGCGCCGGCTGCGCCGGGCCGCGTCCTGGCTGATCTGCCTGGAATCGAGCACCTAG
- a CDS encoding LacI family DNA-binding transcriptional regulator, with translation MTLQTIADRVGVSRMTVSNAFSRPDQLSPTLRERILDAARELGYAGPDPTARALAKGTTGTIGILLTDSLRYAFTDLVAGGFLGAIAEELAPTGLAITLLSSASTGDLIPARDVAMDGALVYSCDPTSPAVGWLRRRRLPLVFVDQAPVDGYACVNVADREAARDAARHLVGLGHTRIAYATVGTHGPYGLIADRDVPAEGYASIQRRLGWNDVLGPAGITPVVIRRPFERVDLIRADARELLSRPDRPTAVLCFSDVTAVGVRQAADDLGLRVPADVSLVGFDDGPIATQTQPALTTVRQDVTEKGRNAAALLNAALRHSPDIPHLLLPATLVVRDSTGPAPA, from the coding sequence GTGACCTTGCAGACCATCGCCGACCGCGTCGGCGTGAGCCGGATGACGGTCTCCAACGCGTTCTCCCGGCCCGACCAGCTCTCCCCCACCCTGCGCGAGCGGATCCTGGACGCCGCCCGGGAGCTGGGGTACGCCGGACCCGACCCGACCGCCCGCGCGCTGGCCAAGGGCACCACCGGCACGATCGGCATCCTGCTCACCGACTCGCTGCGCTACGCCTTCACCGACCTGGTGGCCGGCGGGTTCCTCGGCGCGATCGCCGAGGAGCTCGCCCCCACCGGGCTCGCCATCACGCTGCTCAGCTCGGCGTCGACCGGGGACCTGATCCCGGCCCGGGACGTGGCGATGGACGGCGCGCTGGTCTACTCCTGCGACCCGACCTCACCGGCGGTCGGCTGGTTGCGCCGCCGCCGGCTGCCGCTGGTCTTCGTCGACCAGGCGCCGGTCGACGGCTACGCCTGCGTCAACGTCGCCGACCGGGAGGCCGCCCGGGACGCCGCCCGGCACCTGGTCGGCCTCGGGCACACCCGGATCGCGTACGCCACCGTCGGCACGCACGGGCCGTACGGGCTGATCGCCGACCGGGACGTGCCGGCCGAGGGGTACGCCTCGATCCAGCGCCGCCTGGGCTGGAACGACGTGCTCGGCCCGGCCGGGATCACCCCGGTCGTCATCCGGCGGCCGTTCGAGCGGGTCGACCTGATCCGCGCGGACGCCCGCGAGCTGCTGTCCCGCCCGGACCGGCCGACCGCCGTGCTGTGCTTCTCCGACGTCACCGCCGTCGGCGTCCGGCAGGCCGCCGACGACCTGGGGCTGCGCGTCCCGGCGGACGTCTCGCTGGTCGGCTTCGACGACGGCCCGATCGCCACCCAGACGCAGCCGGCGCTGACCACGGTCCGCCAGGACGTGACGGAGAAGGGGCGGAACGCCGCAGCGCTGCTGAACGCGGCGCTGCGGCACTCCCCCGATATCCCGCACCTTCTCCTGCCTGCCACGCTGGTGGTGCGAGACAGCACCGGCCCCGCCCCGGCCTAA